One Nitrospira sp. DNA window includes the following coding sequences:
- a CDS encoding Pyrimidine operon regulatory protein PyrR: MTIESEAGTRQERVVMDAGDIARALTRIAHEVLERNKGTKDLALVGIRTGGVHLAHRLVRRIHEIEGTQIPIGELDITLYRDDLSLRKDQPILRKTSVPFKISDLKVVLVDDVLFTGRTIRAAMDGLIDLGRPAEIQLAVLVDRGHRQLPIKANYIGKNIPTSRDEAIHVSLEENGEEDRVVILKA; the protein is encoded by the coding sequence ATGACGATCGAAAGCGAGGCGGGCACCAGACAGGAACGGGTCGTGATGGACGCCGGCGATATTGCACGCGCCTTGACCCGCATCGCCCATGAAGTTCTGGAGCGCAACAAGGGCACCAAGGACCTTGCCCTGGTCGGAATCCGAACAGGCGGCGTGCACCTGGCCCACCGGCTGGTGCGTCGTATCCACGAAATCGAGGGCACGCAGATCCCGATCGGAGAACTGGATATCACCCTATACCGGGACGACCTCTCGCTGCGGAAGGATCAACCGATTCTCCGGAAAACCTCCGTGCCGTTCAAGATTTCCGACCTCAAGGTGGTGCTGGTGGACGACGTGCTCTTCACCGGCCGGACCATCCGCGCCGCCATGGACGGCCTGATCGACCTGGGACGCCCGGCGGAAATTCAGCTGGCGGTGCTGGTCGATCGAGGCCATCGGCAGCTGCCGATCAAGGCCAATTATATCGGGAAGAACATCCCCACCTCGCGAGACGAAGCCATTCACGTCTCTCTTGAAGAGAACGGAGAAGAGGACCGCGTAGTGATTCTCAAAGCGTAA